One Longimicrobiaceae bacterium genomic region harbors:
- a CDS encoding RNA polymerase sigma factor has translation MTERPDAELIALVLAGRAEHFAPLVERYQHVLYRHAVGMVGDGDAAADLVQDAFVKAYTRLDTCNEPERFAAWVFRIVRNRCMDHLKNRRQHTVELKDDTATAPPGDHPGEELDRAEASRAVETALARLPEAQREAFLLKHVEGLSYEEMAPRLDASVSALKMRVMRAREALQEILSDYA, from the coding sequence GTGACCGAACGCCCCGACGCGGAGCTGATCGCGCTCGTACTGGCCGGCCGCGCCGAGCACTTCGCCCCGCTGGTGGAGCGCTACCAGCACGTGCTCTACCGCCACGCCGTGGGCATGGTGGGCGACGGCGACGCCGCCGCGGACCTGGTGCAGGACGCCTTCGTGAAGGCGTACACGCGCCTGGACACCTGCAACGAGCCCGAGCGCTTCGCCGCGTGGGTCTTCCGCATCGTGCGCAACCGGTGCATGGACCACCTCAAGAACCGCCGCCAGCACACGGTGGAGCTCAAGGACGACACCGCCACCGCCCCGCCCGGCGACCACCCCGGCGAGGAGCTGGACCGCGCCGAGGCCAGCCGCGCCGTCGAGACTGCCCTGGCCCGCCTGCCCGAAGCCCAGCGCGAAGCCTTCCTCCTCAAGCACGTGGAGGGCCTCAGCTACGAAGAGATGGCCCCCCGCCTGGACGCCTCCGTGAGCGCCCTCAAGATGCGCGTCATGCGCGCCCGCGAAGCGTTGCAGGAGATCCTCAGCGACTACGCCTGA